Proteins from one Juglans microcarpa x Juglans regia isolate MS1-56 chromosome 1S, Jm3101_v1.0, whole genome shotgun sequence genomic window:
- the LOC121246619 gene encoding 3-isopropylmalate dehydratase large subunit, chloroplastic-like: protein MASSTIAPTPTSFTLNKKDLGFSAFSTRSGFSIPKCRRTISKKICSVMAPQQSERKPSTTGSVKTGMTMTEKILARASEKTQLIPGENVWVNIDVLMTHDVCGPGSIGIFKKEFGENAKVWDREKIVIIPDHYIFTSDERANRNVDILRDFCMEQNIKYFYDIKDLGNFKANPDYKGVCHIALAQEGHCRPGEVLLGTDSHTCTAGAFGQFATGIGNTDAGFVLGTGKLLLKVPQTLRFVMDGEMPDYLLAKDLILQIIGEISVSGATYKSMEFVGSTVESLTMEERMTLCNMVVEAGGKNGVVPADSTTYKYLEDKTSVAYEPVYSDEQARFLSEYRFDVSKLEPLVAKPHSPDNRALARECKDVKIDRVYIGSCTGGKTEDFMAAAKVFLASGKKVKVPTFLVPATQKVWMDLYGLQVPGSGGKTCSQIFEEAGCDTPASPSCGACLGGPKDTYARMNEPMVCVSTTNRNFPGRMGHREGQIYLASPYTAAASALTGYVTDPREFLQ from the exons ATGGCTTCCTCTACTATTGCTCCAACTCCCACATCTTTCACACTCAACAAG AAAGATTTGGGGTTCTCTGCTTTTTCGACTCGGTCAGGGTTTTCCATTCCGAAATGCCGGAGAACGATTTCCAAGAAAATTTGTTCGGTCATGGCACCGCAGCAGTCGGAACGCAAGCCTTCGACCACTGGCTCG GTGAAGACTGGGATGACGATGACCGAGAAGATACTGGCTAGGGCTTCTGAGAAAACCCAGTTGATCCCCGGTGAGAATGTTTGGGTTAACATTGATGTTCTAATGACCCATGATGTTTGCGGCCCTGGTTCAATTGGAATCTTCAAGAAAGAATTTGGAGAGAATGCCAAG GTTTGGGATCGGGAGAAGATTGTAATAATACCAGACCATTACATATTCACAAGTGATGAACGTGCAAACCGTAATGTGGATATACTAAGGGATTTCTGCATGGAGCAAAACATCAAGTACTTTTATGATATTAAAGATCTTGGTAATTTTAAG GctaacccagattacaaaggcgTATGTCATATTGCTCTTGCACAAGAAGGTCACTGTAGGCCTGGAGAG GTCCTGCTGGGTACAGACTCTCACACTTGTACAGCTGGAGCATTTGGCCAATTTGCCACTGGAATTGGCAACACTGATGCAGGTTTTGTGTTGGGCACTGGGAAACTCCTGCTCAAG GTTCCCCAAACTCTGAGATTTGTAATGGACGGCGAAATGCCGGATTATTTGCTTGCAAAAGATTTGATTTTACAA ATTATTGGTGAAATATCTGTATCTGGCGCAACATATAAATCTATGGAGTTTGTTGGCTCAACTGTTGAAAGTTTAACT ATGGAAGAAAGGATGACATTATGTAACATGGTTGTTGAAGCCGGGGGAAAGAATGGTGTTGTCCCTGCTGATAGCACCACATATAAGTACCTTGAG GATAAGACCTCTGTGGCCTATGAACCAGTTTATAGTGATGAACAAGCAAG ATTTCTTTCTGAGTACAGATTTGATGTGTCAAAACTGGAACCTCTGGTAGCAAAG CCACATTCTCCAGATAATCGGGCTTTAGCAAGAGAATGCAAAGATGTGAAAATTGACAGAGTGTACATCGGATCTTGTACGGGAGGGAAGACGGAGGATTTTATGGCTGCAGCCAAAGTTTTCCTAGCTTCA GGCAAGAAGGTCAAAGTTCCAACATTCCTTGTCCCTGCAACCCAAAAG GTTTGGATGGATTTATATGGTCTCCAAGTACCAGGATCTGGTGGCAAGACTTGCTCCCAGATATTTGAAGAAGCTGGATGTGACACTCCTGCAAGTCCCAGCTGTGGTGCTTGCTTGGGTGGCCCTAAAGACACCTATGCACGCATGAATGAACCAATG GTCTGTGTGTCAACAACAAACAGGAACTTCCCAGGTCGAATGGGACACAGAGAAGGCCAGATATATCTTGCTTCTCCATATACTGCCGCAGCATCAGCTTTGACAGGCTATGTTACCGATCCAAGGGAGTTCTTGCAGTAG
- the LOC121247830 gene encoding auxin-responsive protein IAA13-like isoform X1: MSRKFEVGGGESARRTTGHLGPSTITPSTTSLQPTPPFPSLPFPSLFACLLLPYTLFSPPHYSKSLHSFFKLFFGSARNLTPYLALMDVTLGLLGGGGGSSRASTNESTVSKMEVVEQDFVGLSSEASSYPPVEAELELGLGLSLGGGGAAVKGKPFVWGECRRILTPKDFPSVVSHGSSVSSRFSDRATAVAAVTGTKRAADSVSQEGGSPPSASQVVGWPPIRAYRMNSLVNQTKSQRDEEDKQIGEKDESNDSSKKKIYRNTENTAKEKCHLGFVKVNMDGVPIGRKVDLNAHSCYATLAEMLEDMFFRSTTTVKSMGGEKEQVTKSPKLLDGSSEFVLTYEDKDGDWMLVGDVPWGMFLGSVRRLRIMKTSEANGLAPRFQERNERQRSKPI; this comes from the exons ATGTCAAGAAAATTTGAGGTTGGGGGTGGTGAGAGTGCAAGGCGCACTACCGGACACCTGGGCCCCAGCACCATCACCCCCTCCACCACCTCTCTTCAACCTACccctcccttcccttcccttcccttcccttctctcTTTGCGTGCCTTTTGCTGCCCTATACTCTCTTTTCACCCCCTCATTACTCCAAATCTTTGCATTCATTCTTTAAACTTTTCTTTGGCTCTGCTAGAAATTTGACTCCATATCTTGCTCTCATGGATGTTACTCTTGGTTTactaggtggtggtggtggttctTCTCGGGCTTCCACTAATGAGTCTACTGTGTCAAAGATGGAGGTGGTGGAGCAAGACTTCGTGGGCCTGTCCTCTGAGGCATCCTCATACCCCCCGGTTGAGGCTGAACTCGAGCTGGGTCTTGGTCTGAGcctaggtggtggtggtgctgcTGTAAAGGGTAAGCCTTTTGTATGGGGAGAGTGTCGTCGAATCTTGACTCCCAAAGACTTTCCTTCAGTGGTCTCTCATGGTTCCTCAGTTTCTTCTCGGTTCTCAGACAGAGCAACTGCTGTTGCTGCTGTTACTGGAACTAAGAGAGCTGCTGACTCTGTTTCACAAGAGGGTGGATCTCCTCCTAGTGCCAG TCAGGTTGTGGGATGGCCACCCATAAGGGCTTACAGGATGAACAGCTTGGTAAATCAGACAAAGAGTCaaagagatgaagaagacaaGCAAATTGGAGAGAAAGATGAATCCAACGAttcttcaaaaaagaaaatttatagaaatactGAAAATACTGCTAAAGAAAAATGTCATCTTGGATTTGTGAAGGTGAATATGGATGGAGTTCCGATAGGAAGAAAGGTTGATTTGAATGCTCATTCTTGCTATGCGACTTTGGCCGAAATGCTGGAAGACATGTTCTTTAGGTCCACCACCACTGTCAAATCCATGG GTGGAGAGAAAGAACAGGTGACAAAATCCCCTAAGCTTTTGGATGGTTCATCTGAATTTGTGCTCACTTATGAAGATAAAGATGGAGACTGGATGCTTGTGGGAGATGTTCCATGGGG GATGTTTCTTGGCTCTGTGAGACGGCTTCGAATCATGAAGACCTCTGAGGCTAATGGACTTG CTCCAAGATTTCAAGAAAGGAATGAGAGACAAAGAAGCAAGCCCATATAA
- the LOC121247830 gene encoding auxin-responsive protein IAA11-like isoform X2 — translation MSRKFEVGGGESARRTTGHLGPSTITPSTTSLQPTPPFPSLPFPSLFACLLLPYTLFSPPHYSKSLHSFFKLFFGSARNLTPYLALMDVTLGLLGGGGGSSRASTNESTVSKMEVVEQDFVGLSSEASSYPPVEAELELGLGLSLGGGGAAVKGKPFVWGECRRILTPKDFPSVVSHGSSVSSRFSDRATAVAAVTGTKRAADSVSQEGGSPPSASQVVGWPPIRAYRMNSLVNQTKSQRDEEDKQIGEKDESNDSSKKKIYRNTENTAKEKCHLGFVKVNMDGVPIGRKVDLNAHSCYATLAEMLEDMFFRSTTTVKSMGCFLAL, via the exons ATGTCAAGAAAATTTGAGGTTGGGGGTGGTGAGAGTGCAAGGCGCACTACCGGACACCTGGGCCCCAGCACCATCACCCCCTCCACCACCTCTCTTCAACCTACccctcccttcccttcccttcccttcccttctctcTTTGCGTGCCTTTTGCTGCCCTATACTCTCTTTTCACCCCCTCATTACTCCAAATCTTTGCATTCATTCTTTAAACTTTTCTTTGGCTCTGCTAGAAATTTGACTCCATATCTTGCTCTCATGGATGTTACTCTTGGTTTactaggtggtggtggtggttctTCTCGGGCTTCCACTAATGAGTCTACTGTGTCAAAGATGGAGGTGGTGGAGCAAGACTTCGTGGGCCTGTCCTCTGAGGCATCCTCATACCCCCCGGTTGAGGCTGAACTCGAGCTGGGTCTTGGTCTGAGcctaggtggtggtggtgctgcTGTAAAGGGTAAGCCTTTTGTATGGGGAGAGTGTCGTCGAATCTTGACTCCCAAAGACTTTCCTTCAGTGGTCTCTCATGGTTCCTCAGTTTCTTCTCGGTTCTCAGACAGAGCAACTGCTGTTGCTGCTGTTACTGGAACTAAGAGAGCTGCTGACTCTGTTTCACAAGAGGGTGGATCTCCTCCTAGTGCCAG TCAGGTTGTGGGATGGCCACCCATAAGGGCTTACAGGATGAACAGCTTGGTAAATCAGACAAAGAGTCaaagagatgaagaagacaaGCAAATTGGAGAGAAAGATGAATCCAACGAttcttcaaaaaagaaaatttatagaaatactGAAAATACTGCTAAAGAAAAATGTCATCTTGGATTTGTGAAGGTGAATATGGATGGAGTTCCGATAGGAAGAAAGGTTGATTTGAATGCTCATTCTTGCTATGCGACTTTGGCCGAAATGCTGGAAGACATGTTCTTTAGGTCCACCACCACTGTCAAATCCATGG GATGTTTCTTGGCTCTGTGA